From the Carya illinoinensis cultivar Pawnee chromosome 4, C.illinoinensisPawnee_v1, whole genome shotgun sequence genome, one window contains:
- the LOC122306948 gene encoding auxin transporter-like protein 2 isoform X1, with the protein MLPQKQAEEAIVPNISETEHEGKDEEKVEEHSVFSVKNFLWHGGSVWDAWFSCASNQVAQVLLTLPYSFSQLGILSRILLQVFYGIMGSWTAYLISVLYVDYRSRKEKENVSFKNHVIQVGSASQNHQHGHKIFFQVISLLLLYIDQIDHLS; encoded by the exons ATGTTGCCTCAGAAGCAAGCAGAGGAAGCAATAGTTCCCAACATTAGTGAGACAGAACACGAGGGCAAGGATGAAGAGAAGGTGGAAGAACATTCCGTGTTCAGTGTCAAGAACTTTCTCTGGCATGGTGGTTCTGTCTGGGACGCATGGTTCAGCTGCGCTTCCAATCAA GTTGCGCAAGTGCTATTAACACTTCCTTACTCTTTCTCTCAACTGGGAATACTATCAAGAATCTTGCTTCAGGTATTCTATGGAATAATGGGAAGCTGGACGGCTTATCTGATTAGCGTACTCTATGTAGATTACAGAAGCCGAAAGGAGAAGGAAAACGTCAGCTTCAAGAACCATGTGATACAGGTTGGTTCTGCTTCTCAGAATCACCAGCATGGTCATAAAATATTCTTCCAAGTAATATCActccttttattatatatagatcagATCGATCACCTTTCATGA
- the LOC122306099 gene encoding uncharacterized protein LOC122306099: MKQRISEATPNDPSPIRTLPPLRSLYGVGRSHSQFCNPTSQGPKADDPKTSEFAFFRKVKESSGHIFHSDTLQEENKQAKKFKISDCSGEGTNCVKNRCNDFRSSLLAENITPISFSSFLSPPGEASKKSGAHHRHGEIFSRKRQKLRQWVVETSYPNIEDLCSKGYDFVSVLLSRLFPENNKKSVFMNLKSAEMNLDTKSQFLASLESDVELKKLNHIPARNYVELDNGSHLDDGPNSSCWLNRSEEAVLSNYHPPTSDSKIARLKYEIREPGYKFRERAPVLCSDRDLAYGFTSQGYESQLAYSGHKKLGELHDPTKYVIEREPPALLLGWDFDCDHDERNLSVICRSTEMSVHSPSSSSWGNDPQHILDDGFGLSELTKSSFLSIYSPNILLPWSQSASYSDHDFRRCVVEGQENIYTDFNCFPLPLPITADYLNLDEDCENDTTCKDSSIFFAPQSLRHIMSKVLGEKYHHPGIEGFLLSSELDIDVEWNCHSSTGSSKKHHSPFNYALQSPQGEGTSSHFLLNDMNESHLDASSHRGTLSDFSEDIVNIEDWSSFYFHILRDKDKASPEPLNESSWDATYGQMYSDNSGVNYI, translated from the exons ATGAAGCAACGGATTTCAGAAGCTACCCCTAATGATCCATCACCCATCCGAACTCTACCACCACTACGGAGTCTCTATGGAGTTGGGCGCTCCCATTCCCAATTCTGCAATCCAACATCCCAGGGACCCAAAG CTGATGATCCCAAAACGTCCGAGTTTGCATTTTTTaggaaagtgaaagaaagctcAGGGCACATATTTCACTCAGATACATTGCAGGAAGAGAATAAGCAGGCAAAGAAGTTCAAAATAAGTGACTGTTCTGGAG AGGGTACCAACTGTGTAAAAAATAGGTGTAATGACTTCAGGTCCTCATTGCTAGCTGAAAATATTACACCTATTAGCTTTAGCTCATTTCTTTCACCCCCTGGTGAGGCATCAAAGAAGTCAG GAGCTCATCACAGGCATGGAGAAATATTTTCTAGAAAGAGACAGAAACTACGGCAATGGGTTGTGGAGACCTCATATCCGAATATTGAAGATCTTTGTTCAAAGGG GTATGATTTTGTTTCTGTGCTTCTCAGTCGCCTTTTCCCtgaaaataacaagaaaagT GTTTTTATGAATCTAAAGTCAGCGGAAATGAATCTTGATACCAAATCTCAGTTTCTTGCTTCTTTGGAGTCGGATGTTGAgctcaaaaaattaaatcatatacCTGCAAGAAACTATGTGGAGCTTGACAATGGTTCACACTTGGATGATGGTCCTAATTCATCTTGTTGGTTGAACAGATCAGAGGAAGCTGTTCTCTCAAATTATCACCCTCCTACTAGTGATTCTAAAATAGCACGTCTTAAGTATGAAATAAGGGAACCTGGATATAAATTCAGAGAAAGAGCTCCAGTTCTATGTTCTGATAGGGATTTAGCTTATGGCTTTACATCTCAAGGATATGAATCTCAGCTTGCATATAGTGGGCACAAGAAATTAGGTGAATTACATGATCCAACTAAATATGTGATTGAAAGAGAGCCACCCGCTCTTCTTCTAGGTTGGGACTTTGACTGTGATCATGATGAAAGAAACCTATCTGTTATTTGTCGAAGTACAGAGATGAGTGTGCATTCTCCCTCATCAAGTTCATGGGGCAATGATCCCCAACACATTCTCGATGATGGGTTTGGTTTGAGTGAGTTGACTAAATCATCTTTCCTGTCCATTTATTCTCCAAATATTTTGTTACCTTGGTCCCAGTCAGCCAGCTATAGTGATCATGATTTTCGAAGATGTGTTGTTGAAGGCCAGGAAAATATATACAcagattttaattgttttcctTTACCTTTACCGATTACAGCTGACTATCTTAATTTGGATGAAGATTGTGAGAATGACACCACATGCAAAGATAGCAGCATCTTCTTTGCCCCTCAAAGCCTCCGTCATATAATGAGCAAGGTTCTTGGTGAGAAATATCATCATCCTGGTATAGAAGGTTTCCTCCTTTCCTCTGAACTTGATATTGATGTAGAATGGAATTGCCATTCATCTACTGGGTCCTCAAAGAAGCATCATTCACCTTTCAATTATGCTCTTCAATCCCCCCAAGGGGAAGGCACATCTTCACATTTTCTGCTTAACGACATGAATGAGAGTCATCTGGATGCTTCCAGCCATAGGGGAACCCTAAGTGATTTCAGTGAAGATATTGTGAACATTGAAGACTGGTCGTCATTTTATTTCCACATACTTCGGGACAAAGACAAGGCATCCCCAGAGCCGCTTAATGAATCAAGCTGGGACGCAACTTATGGACAAATGTATTCTGATAATAGTGGAGTCAATTACATTTGA
- the LOC122306100 gene encoding uncharacterized protein LOC122306100, which produces MNGIQATKSHSTEKPSPGCLGRMVNLFDLSSGVPGNRLLTDKPHYDDSSRTRSRSVVARTWSPFGDQIEEKIIVHNIRGISNNEANGTPMKILINQEMEKEGESKYNPPNVVAKLMGLDALPRPQPDSASKRNHAKGYSRRSLSHSGIALGSWQEEDGFSDKGLPCDRCPQQTTYVRHKSPQKGRHDGKIDDKKMDLVRRKFMEAKRLATDEKLRQSKEFQDALEVLSSNEDLFHKLLQEPNALFSQRLDDLKSTAPPPETKRITVLRPSKMVDGDKFQGSGRMSDKQIKMPAQVGQALLWGKNDPGYSPTYNNQKGDEFPGQPTRIVVLKPSPGKPHDIKAVVSSPSLSPRILHRKTFYEEAEDDEAQESREVAKEITRQMRENLMGHQMDETLLSCVFSHGYTGNDGSFDKSENESAVEDLSDSEVMSPSPRHSWDYINRFGSPCSSSSFSRVSCSPESSVCREAKKRLSERWAMMASVGSSQDQRHGWRNSSTLGEMLALADSKKLAGSEDKNINKEQESVESGSCLSNNVNKEECLVVSPKNLLRSKSVPVSSTMSGTRLNVEVSEPEAGKMHVPKELTKAKSMKSSFKGKVSSLFFSRNKKSSKDRHAASQFKDESQYAGSEAKGSLLHSLGVTCDATSQLADGGLCSAPHGPSGETSPDTSMGQKQGTTWEAGFSVKKHIMPGNISENQDQPSPISVLEPPFEDDNTSLEAFGNMKPDHQGRQLPIKSNLIDKSPPIESIARTLYWDDSCPETATGYTEKPSVSPGSEVEEQDWLALAQTLLSMAGLNGEVQSEKFSARWHSLDSPLDPSLRDKVTAIHGKNFLPEAKRRQNRSNWKLIFDCVNAALMEITGYGSTDKYPMGRPCNGANSRLLESASPMLVDWVWNQMQEWISSEGRCDLWDGEDSNSLVVERLVRKEVVGKGWEGILRLEIYNIGKEIVGKLLEELVAEALVDC; this is translated from the exons ATGAATGGGATTCAAGCCACAAAATCTCACAGTACCGAGAAACCCTCTCCAGGATGTCTTGGAAGAATGGTGAATCTCTTTGATTTGAGTTCAGGCGTTCCTGGAAATAGGCTGCTAACGGATAAACCTCATTATGATG ATTCTTCACGCACAAGGAGTAGATCAGTTGTGGCAAGGACATGGAGTCCTTTTGGAGATCAGATAGAGGAGAAAATT ATTGTGCACAACATAAGGGGAATATCAAACAACGAGGCAAATGGAACACCCATGAAGATACTTATAAAccaagaaatggaaaaagaagGGGAATCTAAATACAACCCACCTAATGTGGTCGCGAAGTTGATGGGGCTTGATGCCCTCCCCCGACCACAGCCTGATTCAGCTTCAAAAAGAAACCATGCAAAAGGTTATTCTCGACGTAGTTTAAGTCATTCAGGGATAGCACTAGGATCTTGGCAGGAAGAAGATGGCTTTTCTGATAAGGGATTGCCATGTGATCGGTGTCCACAACAGACAACTTATGTGAGGCACAAATCACCACAGAAAGGAAGGCATGACGGAAAGATTGATGACAAAAAAATGGATCTTGTTCGTCGGAAGTTCATGGAAGCAAAACGTTTGGCTACAGATGAGAAACTTCGCCAGTCTAAGGAGTTTCAAGATGCTTTGGAAGTTTTAAGTTCCAATGAAGATTTATTCCACAAGTTATTGCAAGAACCAAATGCTTTATTTTCTCAACGTTTGGATGATCTAAAGTCAACTGCTCCACCTCCTGAGACAAAGCGAATTACTGTTCTTAGGCCTTCGAAGATGGTTGATGGTGACAAATTTCAAGGATCGGGTAGGATGAGTGATAAACAAATAAAGATGCCAGCCCAAGTGGGCCAAGCACTTCTGTGGGGCAAGAATGACCCTGGATATTCTCCTACTTACAATAATCAGAAAGGCGATGAATTTCCGGGTCAACCAACTCGAATAGTGGTATTGAAGCCTAGCCCTGGCAAGCCTCATGACATCAAGGCTGTTGTTTCTTCACCTTCCTTGTCGCCTAGAATATTACATCGTAAAACCTTTTATGAGGAAGCTGAAGATGATGAGGCTCAAGAATCGAGGGAAGTGGCAAAGGAGATCACCCGCCAGATGCGTGAAAATTTGATGGGTCATCAAATGGATGAGACTCTGCTTTCTTGTGTTTTTTCACATGGCTATACTGGCAATGATGGTTCATTTGACAAATCAGAGAATGAATCTGCAGTGGAAGATCTTAGTGATTCGGAAGTCATGTCACCGTCTCCCAGGCATTCATGGGATTATATCAATAGGTTTGGAAGCCCTTGTTCTTCGTCCTCCTTCAGCCGTGTGTCATGTTCTCCTGAGTCATCAGTTTGTAGAGAAGCAAAGAAGCGACTATCTGAAAGGTGGGCCATGATGGCATCAGTTGGGAGTTCTCAAGATCAAAGACATGGTTGGAGAAACTCAAGTACTTTGGGTGAGATGCTGGCACTTGCAGATTCAAAGAAGTTGGCAGGATCTGAGGACAAGAATATTAATAAGGAACAAGAATCAGTGGAATCAGGTTCATGCTTAAGTAATAATGTAAATAAAGAAGAATGTTTGGTTGTTTCTCCTAAAAATCTTTTGAGGTCAAAATCTGTCCCTGTATCTTCAACGATGTCTGGTACGAGACTCAATGTTGAAGTGTCTGAACCTGAGGCTGGAAAAATGCATGTTCCCAAGGAGCTGACAAAGGCAAAGAGTATGAAATCATCATTCAAGGGGAAAGtttctagtttatttttctCCAGGAATAAGAAATCGAGTAAAGATAGACATGCTGCATCTCAGTTTAAAGATGAATCTCAATATGCTGGCTCTGAAGCAAAAGGGTCTCTATTACATTCTCTTGGGGTGACCTGTGATGCCACTTCTCAACTTGCTGATGGTGGCCTTTGTTCCGCACCTCATGGACCATCAGGTGAAACTTCTCCAGATACCAGCATGGGACAAAAGCAAGGCACAACTTGGGAG GCAGGATTTTCTGTAAAGAAGCATATAATGCCCGGGAATATCAGTGAGAATCAGGACCAGCCGAGTCCGATTTCGGTTTTGGAACCACCATTTGAAGATGATAACACATCTCTAGAGGCCTTTGGTAATATGAAGCCAGACCACCAGG GAAGACAGTTGCCTATTAAGTCTAACTTGATTGACAAATCACCACCTATAGAATCAATAGCTCGGACACTGTACTGGGATGATTCTTGTCCAGAGACAGCCACAGGATATACAGAAAAACCTTCAGTTTCCCCAGGCAGTGAGGTGGAAGAACAAGATTGGCTCGCCCTTGCCCAAACATTATTATCAATGGCTGGTCTCAATGGGGAAGTGCAGTCTGAGAAATTTTCTGCTAGATGGCATTCGCTTGATAGTCCATTGGACCCATCATTGAGAGACAAGGTCACCGCCATTCATGGAAAGAATTTTCTGCCTGAGGCTAAGCGACGGCAAAATAGATCAAATTGGAAGCTTATTTTTGATTGTGTGAATGCCGCACTAATGGAAATCACAGGTTATGGGTCGACAGACAAGTACCCAATGGGAAGGCCCTGTAATGGGGCCAATAGCAGACTCTTAGAGAGTGCATCACCCATGCTGGTGGACTGGGTGTGGAACCAAATGCAGGAATGGATTTCTAGTGAGGGGAGGTGTGATTTATGGGATGGTGAGGACAGCAACAGCCTCGTGGTGGAGAGACTTGTGAGAAAGGAGGTTGTGGGGAAAGGGTGGGAAGGGATTTTGAGAttggaaatatataatattggaaAGGAAATAGTGGGGAAGTTGCTGGAAGAGCTTGTGGCAGAAGCTCTGGTGGATTGCTGA
- the LOC122306948 gene encoding auxin transporter-like protein 2 isoform X2, translating into MLPQKQAEEAIVPNISETEHEGKDEEKVEEHSVFSVKNFLWHGGSVWDAWFSCASNQVAQVLLTLPYSFSQLGILSRILLQVFYGIMGSWTAYLISVLYVDYRSRKEKENVSFKNHVIQHQNALDWDFA; encoded by the exons ATGTTGCCTCAGAAGCAAGCAGAGGAAGCAATAGTTCCCAACATTAGTGAGACAGAACACGAGGGCAAGGATGAAGAGAAGGTGGAAGAACATTCCGTGTTCAGTGTCAAGAACTTTCTCTGGCATGGTGGTTCTGTCTGGGACGCATGGTTCAGCTGCGCTTCCAATCAA GTTGCGCAAGTGCTATTAACACTTCCTTACTCTTTCTCTCAACTGGGAATACTATCAAGAATCTTGCTTCAGGTATTCTATGGAATAATGGGAAGCTGGACGGCTTATCTGATTAGCGTACTCTATGTAGATTACAGAAGCCGAAAGGAGAAGGAAAACGTCAGCTTCAAGAACCATGTGATACAG CACCAAAATGCACTTGATTGGGATTTTGCATGA